A genomic segment from Spinacia oleracea cultivar Varoflay chromosome 3, BTI_SOV_V1, whole genome shotgun sequence encodes:
- the LOC130470329 gene encoding uncharacterized protein, with protein MPPPKNLLHFMPLPGQKLKSVVVAEPPAVDQPLIEEDIIPSPLKPSAALGIEIQDITEVMEAIEADFVPGSDVPEVAGEKKESADLPFEREKSPDKEMIDLSGPEAAVPEVQKEVPSAGEEEQPEQGLTRKRRHSTLGSTSTSALDRLIHADPCSDVPLKRIPEEVREAMARYARAPILGEDPLAHVGSLVGPEAARENLLRANPQWRVPGAEERNPAMMAQYYLNEAVFWSSFASECSSVEEKQLRKYREAYARDIPILDQKAGQLLSELTELKQLYLHYSREARESAEKIGTEVGQLIFRVEEDAEKIASFAEEKKDMAAKFASELEEKDRLFQEMKSKFEAADKERKEAELRLHHFVQHRELIQQQADKVPVLRLKLREKDDYIRKLEQERVNLYTADQCREQYWNGILGARRMFAKHMPHFPWNEKVPLWMQAEDHLVECQADRDEAEAERQAALAEARAQKATSEGDTTAGGSSKDAPLGAASETPKS; from the exons atgcctcctcctaagaatcttcttcacttcatgcccttgccagggcagaagttaaagagtgtggtggttgctgaaCCGCCGGCCGTGGATCAGCCGCTgatcgaggaagatatcatccCTTCTCCCCTTAAACCATCTGCTGCTTTGGGGATCgaaatccaggatatcaccgaggtgatggaggcgattgaagccgattTTGTTCCTGGTTCGGATGTTCCTGAGGTAGCTGGGGAGAAGAAGGAGTCTGCTGATCTTCCCTTCGAGAGGGAGAAGAGTCCAGACAAGGAGATGATAGATCTCTCGGGCCCCGAAGCTGCGGTCCCCGAGGTTCAGAAGGAGGTTCCCTCTGCTggagaggaggagcagcccgagcaaggtttgacgaggaagaggcgccactcaactttgggttctacttctacctcggccctggataggctgatccatgctgatccctgttcggatgttccgctaaaacggatccccgaagaagtaagggaggcgatggctcgatatgccagggctccgattttgggagaggaccctttggctcacgtgggatccttggtgggccccgaggctgctcgggagaatctgcttcgtgctaacccgcagtggagggttcctggggccgaagagaggaatccggcaatgatggcccagtactatctgaacgag gctgttttctggtcttcgttcgcttccgagtgtagctcggttgaggagaaacaactgaggaaatatcgtgaggcttatgctcgtgatattcccattttggaccagaaggctgggcaactcCTCTCCGAACTTACGGAACTCAAGCAGCTGTACCTTCACTATAGTCGCGAGGCTAGAGAGTCTGCTGAGAAGATCGGGACCGAGGTTGGCCAGCTCATCTTCCgagttgaagaggatgctgagaagatcgcttcctttgctgaggagaagaaggatatggccgctaagttcgctagcgaacttgaGGAAAAAGATAGACTCTTCCAGGAGATGAAGTCTAAATTTGAAGCGGCCGACAAGGAGCGTAAAGAGGCGGAGTTAAGGCTCCATCATTTTGTCCAGCATCGGGAGCTGATCCAGCAGCAAGCTGATAAGGTGCCTGTCCTTCGGCTGAAGCTTCGGGAAAAAGATGACTATATTCGGAAGCTGGAGCAGGAGCGAGTcaacctctacactgctgatcagtgtagagagcagtactggaacggcatcctgggtgctcggcgcatgtttgcgaagcacatgcctcacttcccttggaacgagaaagttcctctatggatgcaggccgaggaccacttggtggaatgccaagctgatcgagatgaagctgaagctgaacgccaagctgctcttgcagaggctcgggcccagaaggcaacttccgaaggtgataccactgctgggggttcttcgaaggatgctcccctaggggccgcttctgagactcccaagagttag
- the LOC130469687 gene encoding uncharacterized protein → MAKNRGKNKFVVGSSSERENVPSGRLPKSSRGRPSERPLEKSSIGWDASEDERATSGERAGFSGVRRRYSEFPVHWSEADPKGKYASILHETTQIDGPLEKSVSGDWLVEAKLGNYHRKAEELYGIQHALGYWCELPEQERPRVTHPPRGFISVYTHHLENGLRFPLDPFVSEVLVSYNISLAQLTPKSMRHIIGFRWVCDFVNFPCSVAIFRDLHDLVLNHASKGDGYGWWTIVNKKSRKRGDPNYITAYPYLSSDHNWKTEWLLVRVPTDPKHPNFYRPPKWFVAPDPDMRGVAAPDRNHRHYVDLLQWFLAQEDNHRLPSSWLPNLNYILREDILAVAGLSRIFDREYGFSCIDPKKLGISLDLKTIHDPAPEYKFGKDNPRNPRLKDYVLSPLGVARISEVRADPWDSASSVEAVPVKVVLPELKTTSDPDQRKRKGSTLLRPSTHPKKAKASQPSEKVFVLTWSFCSSFLPFSETNL, encoded by the exons atggcaaagaataggggcaaaaaCAAGTTCGttgttggctcctctagtgagagagagaacgtgccttcggggagGTTACCGAAATCTTCGAGGGGTCGACCTTCGGAGAGGCCGTTGGAGAAGAGTTcgattggttgggatgcttccgaaGATGAACGTGCAACCTCTGGTGAGAGAGCTGGCTTTTCGGGTGTTCGTCGTCGTTACtccgagtttccagttcattggtcggaagctgatccgaagggcaagtatgcctcaattttgcatgagaccacgcagatcgacggtccgttggagaaatcggtcagcggtgactggttggtggaagcgaagttagggaattatcatcggaaggccgaggagctatacggaattcagcatgccttggggtactggtgcgagcttcctgaacaagagcgtcctcgggtgactcatccaccgagggggttcatttccgtgtatactcaccatttggagaatggtctccgctttcctttggatccgttcgtatccgaggttttggtgtcgtacaacattagtttggcccagctcacacccaaatctatgaggcacataatcggatttagatgggtgtgtgacttcgtcaatttcccttgctctgtcgctatttttcgggatcttcacgatctggttctcaaccatgcttccaagggtgatgggtatggttggtggaccattgtcaacaagaagtcccgaaagaggggggatccgaactacatcacggcgtacccctaccttagctctgaccacaattggaagacggagtggttgctcgtccgtgtgccgacggatccgaagcatcccaacttttatcgtcctccgaagtggttcgtggctcctgatcctgatatgagggGTGTGGCGGCTCCAGATCGGAACCATCGCCACTATGTGGacctcctccagtggttcttggctcaagaggataaccaccgactgccgtctagctggctcccgaatctcaattacattctgagggaggacattcttgctgttgccggtctcagcaggatttttgacaggg agtacggctttagctgcattgatcctaagaagttgggcatttctttggatttgaagactattcacgacccggctcccgagtacaagttcggaaaagataaccctcgtaatcctcgtctgaaggattacgtgttgtctcctttgggggttgctcggatatccgaagttcgagctgatccgtgggattccgcCTCTTCTGTTGAAGCTGTTCCTGTGAAGGTTGTGCTTCCTGAGTTGAAGACGActtcggatccg gatcaacgcaaaaggaagggtagcactcttttgaggccttccacgcatccgaagaaagcgaaggcttctcagccctcggagaaggtatttgttctgacttggagtTTTTGTAGTTCGTTTCTCCCCTTTTCGGAAACTAATCTTTGA